One Amycolatopsis sp. NBC_00355 genomic window carries:
- a CDS encoding CaiB/BaiF CoA transferase family protein, which produces MTGALSGIRVLDTATLFAGPLAATLLGDFGAEVIKIEHPKGDPVRSHGAQRDGVGLWWKMLGRGKKAITLYLGSPEGQEIFKKLVADADVVVENFRPGTLERWGLGYDVLREINPGLVLTRVTGFGQIGPYAKRPGFGTLAEAMSGFAAITGEPDGPPTLPPFGLADGIAALTTAYAVMTALRARDQTGRGQVVDLAIIEPILTLLGPQIIAYDQLGTLQPRTGNRSTNNAPRNTYRTRDGSWVAISTSAQSIAERVMRLVGRPELIDEPWFASGSERAQHADLLDDAVGSWIADRDRDDVVKAFEEAQAAVAPIYTAADVMADPQFAALNSIATVEDDELGPVKMQNVLFRLSETPGHLTSAGAPLGAHTAEVLGRYGVGEPELAALREKGVIK; this is translated from the coding sequence ATGACGGGCGCTTTGTCCGGGATCCGGGTGCTCGACACCGCCACCCTGTTCGCCGGCCCGCTGGCCGCGACGCTGCTGGGCGACTTCGGCGCCGAGGTGATCAAGATCGAGCACCCGAAGGGCGACCCGGTCCGCAGCCACGGCGCGCAGCGTGACGGCGTCGGCCTCTGGTGGAAGATGCTCGGCCGCGGCAAGAAGGCGATCACGCTCTACCTCGGCTCCCCCGAGGGCCAGGAGATCTTCAAGAAGCTCGTGGCCGACGCCGACGTCGTCGTGGAGAACTTCCGCCCGGGCACGCTGGAGCGCTGGGGGCTGGGCTACGACGTCCTGCGCGAGATCAACCCCGGCCTGGTGCTCACGCGCGTGACCGGGTTCGGCCAGATCGGCCCGTACGCCAAGCGACCCGGCTTCGGCACGCTCGCCGAGGCGATGAGCGGGTTCGCCGCGATCACCGGCGAACCGGACGGCCCGCCGACGCTGCCGCCGTTCGGCCTCGCCGACGGGATCGCCGCGCTGACCACCGCCTACGCCGTGATGACGGCGCTGCGGGCCCGGGACCAGACCGGGCGCGGGCAGGTCGTCGACCTCGCGATCATCGAGCCGATTCTCACCCTGCTCGGGCCGCAGATCATCGCGTATGACCAGCTCGGCACGCTGCAGCCGCGCACCGGCAACCGGTCCACGAACAACGCGCCGCGCAACACCTACCGCACCCGCGACGGCAGCTGGGTCGCCATCTCCACCAGCGCCCAGTCGATCGCCGAACGCGTCATGCGGCTGGTCGGGCGCCCGGAGCTGATCGACGAGCCGTGGTTCGCCAGCGGCTCGGAGCGCGCGCAGCACGCCGACCTGCTCGACGACGCCGTCGGCTCGTGGATCGCCGACCGCGACCGCGACGACGTCGTCAAGGCGTTCGAGGAGGCCCAGGCCGCCGTCGCGCCGATCTACACCGCCGCCGACGTGATGGCCGACCCGCAGTTCGCCGCGCTGAACAGCATCGCGACGGTCGAAGACGACGAGCTGGGGCCGGTGAAGATGCAGAACGTGCTGTTCCGGCTGTCGGAGACGCCCGGGCACCTCACCTCGGCCGGGGCGCCGCTCGGCGCGCACACCGCCGAGGTCCTCGGCCGCTACGGCGTCGGCGAGCCGGAACTGGCCGCGCTGCGCGAAAAAGGCGTCATCAAGTGA